A stretch of DNA from Candidatus Pantoea bituminis:
GTATTTTTCTCACCCCGGAACGGTGTGATACCGGCATCGGGCCAGGTGGCCGTCATCGGGCCGTTATCGGTGGTGTAAACAACAATGGTGTTGTCTTCTATGCCGAGATCTTTGATTTTCTTCAGCACTTCACCGACGATTTTGTCGTGCTCCACCATACCGTCGGCATAGTCACCTAAACCGGTCACGCCTTTATCGGACGGTTTAATGTGCGTTTTGTTATGCATACGTGTGGTGTTGTACCAGGTGAAGAACGGCTTGTTGGCTTTGACCTGCCGCTCCATAAAGTCGTTGTTCGCCGCCAGCGTTTCCTCATCGACGGTTTCCATACGCTTGGTATTCAGCGGGCCGGTATCCTCGATTTTCCCGTCCGCGCTGGACTTAATGACGCCACGCGGGCCGAATTGCTTCTTATATTCAGGATCTTTCGGGTAATCCGGGTTTTCTGGTTCTTCTTCCGCATTCAGGTGGTACAGGTTGCCCATAAACTCGTCGAAGCCATGTGCGGTAGGCAGAAACTCATTGCGATCGCCGAGGTGGTTTTTACCGAACTGACCGGTGGCATAACCCAACTGCTTGAGAACGCTGGCAATGGTCGGGTCTTCCTTTTGCAGCCCTTGCGGCGCACCAGGCATGCCGACCTTACTCATCCCGGTGCGGAATGGCATCTGACCGGTAATGAACGAAGAACGACCAGCCGTGGAACTCTGTTCCGCGTAATAAGAAGTGAACTTGGCACCTTCGGCCGCAATACTGTCGATATTGGGCGTTTGATAGCCCAGCATTCCCTGATTGTAGGTACTGACGTTCCAGTACCCGATGTCATCACCGAATATCACAACGATATTGGGCTTCTGATTATTTTGCTCCGGCGCCGTCGTGGTATTACTTGCCGGGGCTGCATAAGCGCTGGTCGCACAGCAGGCGACAGATAACATTGAGGCGAGCAGCGATTTGCAAAATGGCACTTTTGACATTTCTGTGCTCCAGATAAGTGGACTCTCGTAGGAAAGGCAAAGGGTTCGCCCGCCCGGTCAGATCGTTCGACATTAAGTTATGTGGTGTGCCTCCTTAGTGAGTCGGGTCAGAATGTCCGGCTGTAATTGATGCCAAAAAAGTAGAGAGCAGGATTGTCATAACGCCCTTTAATCAGCGGAGAGGAGACGTGTGAGGAAGCGATGTGCGCGTATTCGAAGGCGCCGCCGATGCTGCTGGCAGGATCAAGTTGGTAACGCGCACCCACGCCCCAGCGCCAGGTATCGCCGGACGGCATCGTCAGAGAGGTATCCTGCTGGCTGCGGTAAAAGCTGCTGTCGAAGGCAACGCCGGTATTCAGTGTCCAGTCAGAAGTGAGTTTGAATTGTGTGCCCAGTGCGAGGTGCCAGGTATCACGTAGACGCCCGTTGTCACCCACCTGATTGCCTGCCACGGTTATTTCACTGTTGCCGTAATCGCTCCAGTCCTGCCATCCCGCATCACCCATTACAGCCCAACGTTCATTCAGCTGATGGAAAAGGCTGAGCATGATCTGCTGCGGGGTATTGACGGTGGCCGCGATGGGTAATGTCCAGGAAGGGGAATTATTGAGCTGGTCAAGCCGGACAGTGTTGTTAACGTTGAAGTGATAATTTGTCCGGCTGGTATAGGTTAATCCGGCACGCGTCTGCGGGTTAAACTGCCACAGCGCACCCACTTTTCCGTTGAGCGCCCAGTCATGGTCGGACAGTTCATCGCCACGAGCGCGCTTTATTTTCAGCAGGCCATAGTTAATACCCACCCCTGCCCCTAGCGAAAATGCATCGTTGAGTTGCCAGGCCAGCGCGGGCATCAGGGTAACCGCCAGGAGCGTGCTGTCCTTGATTAGGTTTTCCCCGGCCCAGTCGCCGAAATGCAGGCCGAGGCCGTAGTTGCCATAAAATCCTAATCCGGCACTCACGGTTGGGCTGATCCGTTGCGTGTAAAAAGCGCTGCCGCCGGGAAACCAGCCAATGACATTACCGGGGCTGTTGCCGCTGAGTTGTGCATCATCGTCCAGGCGGTAAGGGGCATCGCCATACAGTGCCTGCGCACCAACCGTGAGCATTTTGTCAGGCAACCTTGTCATGCCCGCAGGATTGGTAAAGAGCGTTGAGGCATCCTGCGCACGCGCCGCCTGACCTGCACCGGCCAGACCTATATCATCAGTACCAATTTCATATAGATAAAGTCCACTTGCGCATGCTGATGAGATATTAAATAAAATGGCCAAAGCTATTATTTTGCGCATGGGACTTTCTCTTAAACAGGGTTAAGAACAGGCGATCACACTCGTCCAATAATTTTTCAAAAATTCCTCGATCACTAAAGTTAAGACGGTTAGTGGGTAGTAGGGAATTTGAATTATCTCTGGCAGCAAAACAAAAAATCATCCAAGTAGAGAAAGGCCCGTGCAGTTTAAGAATTAAACATAACCCGAGGATAAGACTGTTTTATTTACATTTTGATATTTAACTTAGTCACAATTTGAATTTCAGCAACATCAATGTAAGGAATTAGTAAGTCTCTTCACAATTCTTTGAATAAAATCAAAGTTATAAACTGACAAGATTCATGAGTACCAAACATCTCTTATTTGCTTGAATTCACAGCATTTATAAATAGGTAATAATTGTTTTATAAATAAAAACTAAAAATAAAAAAGCTTAAAATCAATCAGTTATAACAAACCGAGTGTTTGCTGTTTTTTTCGGAATTTCGCCATTAGGAACATTCTTACTGATGTTAAGAAAATTTGGAGCTGTAAGGGATTTGTAATAAAGAGATAGGTCACCTTTAATCCACCATCCATGTATGGTGACATGCTCAGTTAGACTGAATGAATCTCATACCCCGCAGTAAAGATGCCAGTTGAGTAATAATATTTATTTATTTGCTTTAAACGAAACCTCGGCTAATCATTTCATAGCATTTAAAGATGTCTTTCCTTTCAGATCATAAGGGTGAAATAATGAGAAAAATTTCGGTTAGCATGATAGCTCTGGCCTTAACAACTCTGATGTGCTCATCTGCTTTTGCTGCAAAAGAGATCACTAAAGAAGAGGCAAAACAGTATGAGAAAGTGGGTGAAGTCAGCACAACCAAAGAATACACTGCGCCATCAGATGCTATGAAAGATATTTCACAGAAAGCTGATGAGTTGGGTGGGAAGTATTTTGTTATTACTTCAGGTAACGAAGGTGACAAAATTCGTGGCACCGCAACCGTTTATAAATAGTATTTTGTGATGCCCTGGAATACAGGGCATTAACTATTTTGAAAAACGTATGTATGTATATCATTCATAACGGAAATCATTCCGCGAAAATATCAAGTTCATGCCAGAATCGGGCATATTGAGTATCACAATGTACGGTTATGAATCTATTATCGCACCTGGCGAGTGGGCAGCTACTCTATAACATCACCTCCCCACTGTTTACCTTGGTAGCCATTAGATAATTCAAAACCGAATGACTAAGAAAGTCATCACGCAGCCTTCAGTTTGTTGAACGTCCAGAGCTGAATTGCTGAAAATTCTCTTTCATCGCAACGCTTCATAGCTTCGGCAATTAATTTTCTGCCCAATCTACTGCCTCCGCAGCCGCTGACCAAGTCTCACTCTTCATCAGGGCTTTCAGCGTGTCTGCCGCAGCCTGATTCTTACCTGCCAGATCGCTTAAAGCCTGATTACAGTAGCCATCACCAACGGCGCAAGCTGTCAGCGCCATCGTCTCATCAGCACCATAATCTGTCGTACCTAATACCGCATCGCCGGTATCTGCCGCCGCACCGATAATGCTGTTAACGATAGAAGAGAGAGTACCTTCACCCAGCTTGTCTCTGACCTGGTTTTTCAGGGTGTTCGCGGTCTGTTTAACCGTTTCCCGCGCCTTGTCACCACTCAGCGAGTTATTCTCCACGCCAACTTTAGGGGGCGGTTCACTGTGGCTGGGATTGTTTACAAATTAATAAATGACTACATGCTTAAATGTTTCGGTAATAAAAAAACCAGAGAACAAAACCTATAGGTATACATAGTAGACTCAGTTTAAAACTCAAAAATGCAAGATTAATGATAATTTTTTGCCATTCCGTCCATGTTGTCCCTATATCTAATTGCAGCCATGATAAAAATACAAACATGACAAAAAGACTAAAAAACAAAGACAGCCCCACATACAAAGATAAGATAAATAATCTTGCTATATGTTTTTTAATCATCATTTTTGCCTGCTTTATTAATCTCGGACAATCCGCTGATTGTTGACTCACTAGTTCCACTACCAACAATATTACCAACCAAGTTAGGTACGGGATTCACTGCTACTGGTTTTGTTATCGTCCATACCCCTGTCGGCACCCATTCATACTGTTTTGATATTGGATTTAGCTTTTTATCAAACGGTATCTTAATAACATTACCCGTAGCATAACCGGCCGATGCGCCCGCCTTACTCAGCAACGCCGCCATAAACGGATCATCGCCTTTGATTTCTGCCTGGTAATAGCCGCCTGCCGCATCATTTTAATTTGCGCATCCAGGCACAGCTCACCATGGTTTATACGCGCCATTATATTAGACCGGCAGGTCGCTCTGTGAGAAATGCTAGCCAGAGCTTGCTGGCGTGGAATACTCCAACGATCACGGTATTCAAATGCGGACATCTGATGGGCTTTTCTAAGGTGCGGAGCCAAAAATCAAAACATTTCCCGCACTCAAGACACTGAACTTTTTCTGACGATTTTTTCATTTCCCAATCTCGATGCTTGCCCATCACAGCGAGCATTTATCTGCGATTCTTTCAGTTACTCCGGATACAGAGAGAAATCCCGGCTTGGCGACCGGAGATTTAACTCAAATAATCAGGTTTGTCACTTATGGCTGGTACTCTTCAGATTCCCAGGTAAAACGCGATTATCAAAGATAATCTTCAGGAATGTTTTTTAACTGCTGATGTAGCATCCAATTATCTGGTATCGATTTTGTTGTGTTCCATTTGGCTCCGTTAGTTAGCCACTTCTCGCGATATCGTCTAATCCCGCTCAACGTTGCATCCTCATATCCAAACTCAACACCACAACAATCGCATATATCAAAAGTTGCACTTTTACCGTCATCCCCCCAAGGGGATCTAATTGCTCAAGTCCGCACACTCGACATAAATAAATCTCATTTTTATTGCGCATTGAAATAATCCAAATTTGTATCAAAACCATGATCCGCAGGATTTGGTCTGAACATAGTTCGAGGAAAATCATCCGTTCGTTTTACTGCAAATGTATTAGTCGATGGATTGTAATATACAGTTGTTTAGTTTAAAAACATACTTAGCGTACGTTTTCGTACGGTTGGGCTTCAGACCCCGGAATTTACGGTCAACGCCCGGATACATCTGCTGAGCGATATATTCGCCCATCGCCCCGCCGCTTGTGCTATCCATTAGGCTCCTGCCGATCAGCTGGTTGCCGACAATCTACAGTTGTCCACCGATGATAGCGAATACGCCGTTGTCCAGTTGTGCATTATCGGCATCGGCCGCGGAGGTTATTTTACCGCTGCGGCTTTGTTGTCTGCAATAATACCGGGCGCGTTATTAGACGCCAATAAAATAAAATCCTGCCGCAACAGTCGGGACTTATGATGATGTTACTAATGAATATTAATCTACATGGCGATAACCAAAAATGTCCGGGCAGATATTTTTAATATTCCAGCCATGAATTAACGCCGGTTTTTTATGATGATCATTTATTTTTTCAATGGTTACATCATTAACTCCTTGTTTATCAATCAATTTCACCAATACATTGGACAATAGAGCATATCTAACACCAGATTCAGGTATAAAACTGCGGTAAACAAACTTACCTGGCTCTTGATATCCAATTACATAATTCTCACCCGCTTTAATGGTATATTCAAATGCATGGGAATCTGAACCTTTAACAAAGAGGTTTCGGGTTAATAAACGTCGCTCTTTTTTCTCATAACAACCTTCATTAGTGAGCGAGAAAGTGTAAATTGAATAGTTATATCCATCATCCTTTACGTAAAGTACGGCGGAGTCAGCTCCATGATAATTTTTAAACTTAGGATACAATGAATTAAGTCCTGTGCAAGATGCAAGCAGTGGGATGGTCGAAACAATACACATTAACTTAATGGTTGACGGTAAATTCTTTTTTAGATAGTAAGTCTTCATTTAAAAACTCCTTTTTTATAAAATACTGATAAAAATGTTATAAAGAGCCCCGCAAAGCCGGCCAGCAGCTCATTGCGATGTGCGTACATTTTGGCCGAACAGGCCTTCGCGCCCAGCCCGGCACAGTTCTGCGCCTTAAGGCTTTGTTCTCGATAATGTTGCTGAGTGCATTATTGCTCTACAGCAAAAACCCCGGTCAACTGGCCGGGGTTTTTCAACGTTATACTGTTAGTAAATTTCTTAATTCACCCATTGAATCAATAAGATAAGATTCATAATAGCTTAATGGTTCATTTCTATCTAAAGCAACAGCATATACTTGCTCTAATGTGAACCAATGGGTATGAAAGTCTGTTTTCCACTCATTATCTGAAAACTGTAAACACTCAAACAAGCCTTCCAGTTTGTTTATCACATCACTTAATGAGATCTTTTCCGCATCATACGCTTTCAAAATACCCCGCATTAATTCAAGTTGTCTTAAGTCATAATCAGTTAACGCTATATTACCTAGTCTACTCATTGCTTTATGATTCCAAAATCAACAGTTACAACTCGCCCGGATTTTTCATTAACAATTACCGTTAAGTTATTGGTCTTATCATGATAGGCCGTAGTACCTGGTACTTTACCCTTTACTGCATTTTCCGGTTTAATCGCATTATCAACGACAGTGGGCGTAATCCCTTGTTTCTGCATTCGATCAAGAGAATGCCCTGAGAACTCTCTGTTACCAATAATTGTTGGTTTGTTAATCCCATCAGGAACTATTAAGGGGTTACCCTTCGAACCAGTTGGGGTTTTTGCTGATATCTCGCTACTGGCCTTATTGATCAAGCTAGACGCCTCAGCAAGATCACCTTTCCTCAGCGCCGCTTCTGCCCCCTTGATGGCCTTACCTGCAACATCGCCCGCGCCGGGTATCAACCCGACCACTGCCGCCAGATAATCTATCGCCCCCTGTGCTTCCGCAAAACTCTTGATATCGCCGACGACCGGAGCGAAATCCAGCCCGAATCCGCCAAAGCCGGCCAGCAGCTCATTGCGATGCGCGTCCATTTTAGCCGAACAGGCCTCCGCGCCCAGCCCGGCACAGTTCTGCGCCTTAAACTCTTCCACTGCGGCTTTCAGGTGATTCTGCGCGCTCTGATACTTTTCTTCCTGCGACACGCCCGAGGCTTGGTTCTCGATAATGTCGCTGAGTGCGTTGTTCTCCACCGCATTCTTACCGGCCTGCGCCCCCGCAACGGCGTCTGCCGTGCTGTCTCCCGCCAGGCCGCCCGCAAGTCCCGCCGCCAGCGAGCCCAGCACGCTGACCGTTTGCTTCTGCGATTCCGTCAGGTCTTCCGGCCGCACACCCGGATACCCGCTTAAAATTCTCCAGCGCCTGCTCAATATCGCGCAGGTTGAGAATATCACCTGGACGGGCCGGAACGGCGTTCCAGAGTCTTGCACGGTATGAGACAGGTCCGTTAAAGCGTACCTGCTCAATGCGGCCGGGCTGCAGTACCAGCGTAAAGGTTCCTCGGGTGAGGTCCTGCTCCTGCGCCATTATCCGTGTGGTAACGTATCCCTGTTCCAGTATGGCGTTCTGGACTTTGTTGATCGCAAGCAGGATCCCCTGCGATCCTAAACAGTGTCCTTCCGCATTTTTCACAGCGTCGAGCGCCCACTGAAAACCACTGGCTTCGTCCCCCTCCAGCACAAAGGTGTTTATTCTGAAACACGGGGATTCATTGTTGGGATAATCGGGCAGTGTGGTTTCAGGCAGGAAAGCCGGATATCGGTTTGCGGGGTATTCTGCTGCTGTAAAATCCGTTCCCGTTCCTGATGCCGGATTTGCTCCTGGGCATCAATGGCGCTCGCGCCGGAGGAGAAGGTCGGTGGCAGTATATTCGCTAACGGAGCGGCAGACAGTTGCACGGGTCCAGGCGGCTCTGCTACGGCAGCGGAGACTGAAGATACCCCATTCCCCAGAATAAAGAGCGCAGCATACCGCCACGCCTGCT
This window harbors:
- a CDS encoding adenylate cyclase, whose product is MAALLSKAGASAGYATGNVIKIPFDKKLNPISKQYEWVPTGVWTITKPVAVNPVPNLVGNIVGSGTSESTISGLSEINKAGKNDD
- a CDS encoding YdgH/BhsA/McbA-like domain containing protein, which translates into the protein MRKISVSMIALALTTLMCSSAFAAKEITKEEAKQYEKVGEVSTTKEYTAPSDAMKDISQKADELGGKYFVITSGNEGDKIRGTATVYK
- a CDS encoding OmpP1/FadL family transporter; translated protein: MRKIIALAILFNISSACASGLYLYEIGTDDIGLAGAGQAARAQDASTLFTNPAGMTRLPDKMLTVGAQALYGDAPYRLDDDAQLSGNSPGNVIGWFPGGSAFYTQRISPTVSAGLGFYGNYGLGLHFGDWAGENLIKDSTLLAVTLMPALAWQLNDAFSLGAGVGINYGLLKIKRARGDELSDHDWALNGKVGALWQFNPQTRAGLTYTSRTNYHFNVNNTVRLDQLNNSPSWTLPIAATVNTPQQIMLSLFHQLNERWAVMGDAGWQDWSDYGNSEITVAGNQVGDNGRLRDTWHLALGTQFKLTSDWTLNTGVAFDSSFYRSQQDTSLTMPSGDTWRWGVGARYQLDPASSIGGAFEYAHIASSHVSSPLIKGRYDNPALYFFGINYSRTF
- a CDS encoding arylsulfatase, translated to MSKVPFCKSLLASMLSVACCATSAYAAPASNTTTAPEQNNQKPNIVVIFGDDIGYWNVSTYNQGMLGYQTPNIDSIAAEGAKFTSYYAEQSSTAGRSSFITGQMPFRTGMSKVGMPGAPQGLQKEDPTIASVLKQLGYATGQFGKNHLGDRNEFLPTAHGFDEFMGNLYHLNAEEEPENPDYPKDPEYKKQFGPRGVIKSSADGKIEDTGPLNTKRMETVDEETLAANNDFMERQVKANKPFFTWYNTTRMHNKTHIKPSDKGVTGLGDYADGMVEHDKIVGEVLKKIKDLGIEDNTIVVYTTDNGPMTATWPDAGITPFRGEKNTGWEGGFRVPAMVKWPGHIKPGTLINDIIGSNDWFPTLVAAAGVPDIKQQLLKGYKTSAMTYKVHLDGYNQLDFITGKTQEDPRKEFFYWSDDGDLLAMRYGRWKAHFMIQERSGMDVWKYPFVKLRVPLIFDLKIDPLEKGTDGMDYNHWFYDRLFLLGGAQKYATEMLQSFKEFPPRQKPGSFTVSDVSKLIEEGSPATN